The DNA segment TAGGTAAAATCGGGGATGTGAATCAGGGTTTTGCAGGGTTTGCAGGAAAATATGGTGAAAACCGGATTTTCGACGGGGTATTCGCGAAGCTACCATTGTGGGTCAGGAATTGGTATGGCGATGCGTGGTATGCGTCCGGTTGCTGAAATTCAATATTTGGACTATTTATTATACGGATTACAGCCAATCAGCGATGATCTGGCTACTACAATACCGCACCAAAGGCGGACAAAAAGCACCGGTTATTATCCGCACCAGAGGTCACCGCCTCGAAGGAATATGGCATACCGGCTCGCCAATGGGTATGATTTTACATTCTTGTCGCGGGGTGCATTTATGTGTTCCACGCAACATGACACAGGCAGCAGGTATGTATAATTTGTTGCTGCAATGTGATGAGCCGGCAATTGTGGTTGAGTGTTTAAACGGCTACAGATTGAAAGAGCCGTTACCTGAAAATATTGACACATTTACTGTTCCTTTTGGAGTGCCTGAAATTATTATGGCGGAGAAGATATTACTGTTGTGACTTATGGTTCTACCCTTCGTGTTGTGCAGGATGCCTGTAAATTATTGGCTGAAAAGGTGTCAGTGCAGAGATAATTGATGTGCAAACCCTGATGCCATTTGATATACACGGTATTATTCGTGAGTCGGTGAAACGCACAAGTCGCGTTATTTTTATAGATGAAGATGTTCCGGGTGGGGCTACAGCATATATGATGCAGCAGGTATTTAACGATGATTCACTGTTCCGTTACCTCGATGCTTTCCCGAAATGTTTAAGTGCGAGAGAACCGTTCAGCATATGCAAGTGATGGTGATTATTTCTGTAAACCCAATGAGGAAGACATTTTTGAGGCAATTTACGGGATGATGCATGAGGTAAGTCCTAAAAATTTCCCTTCTATTTATAAATGAAATGTTATAGTTTTGCACCGTTAATCAATTTTTTAATTATTATTTTTTATTTAAAATGGAAACTGGTAAAATTAAATTTTCAATGCCACTAAAGGTTTTGGTTTTATTGTAAAGGACGGAACTAATGAAGAAATTTTCGTTCATCAATCAGGTTTGGTTGATAGGTAAAACAAAACGACCTTGTATCATTCGACATCGTTGACGGCCGTAAAGGAAAAAACGCTGTAAATGTTAAAGTGATTGGAGAATAAAATCCACTGGAAAGAAATAAAAACCCCGGCAATTGTCGGGGTTTTTAAGGTTAGTAAGTTGAGTATTAAAATTTGTGCAACCTTCACCCTAATTAGGTTTCAGGTTTTTTTGGGAGAGATTAATTCTCCTGCATATTGTGAAATACATTCACAACATCATCATCTTCTTCCAGTTTTTCAATCAAGTTGTTAACGAGTGTTTCTGTGTCTGCATTTACTGATGTTTTATTATGTGGAAGGCGCAATAATTCTGCTCCCCATAATTTCCACTTTTAAATCGTCGAGTTTCTTTTGCATGGTGCCGAAATCGTTAAATGTAACTTCTACATAAACAACACCTTCTTCTTCATAAATATCTTCAGCTCCGGCATCAATCAATTCAAGTTCTAATTCATCTAAATTGATTTTTGCGGCTTCAATTTTAAAAATTCCTTTGCGGTCGAATAAATAACCTACAGAGCCGCTGGTTCCTAAAGCACCACCACCACGGCTGAATAATAAACGCACATTGGCAACGGTGCGGGTTGTATTATCTGTTGCACATTCCACCATCAAAGCAATGCCGCCTGGGCCAATTCCTTCGTAAACTACCTCTTCAAATGTGCCTTCTTCCTTGCTTGAAGCACGTTTAATGGCAGAATCAACACGGTCTTTAGGCATGGAAACCGATTTGGCATTCTGAATTGCCAGTCGGAGTTTCGGATTCGTATCCGGATTCGGTCCGCCATTTTTTACAGCAATTGCGATTTCACGACCAATTCGGGTGAAATTTTTCGCCATTGCATCCCAGCGTTTAAATTTTTTCTCTTTGCGATATTCGAAGGCACGTCCCATTGTAATAGTAATTTGAGGATGCAAATTTAATTTGTTCGGGCACAATTGCCAACTATCCTAAAGTTTAGGGCTTAATAAATCACAAATTTGTAGGTAGAAACCTTATCATCAGCGATTAAACGGAAAAAATAGATTCCCGAAGCAATGCCCTCTATATTTAGGGGGTAGATGTAACTTCCTGAACCCATTATTCCTTCACTAATCCTGAAAATCACCTGCCCGTTCAAATCAACCATGTCGAATTGAACAGCAGTAAGGATGTTAATCCAAAAACAACAATGGTAGCATCGCTTGCCGGATTACCTAAAATAATTACGGATTCTGTATATGATGAATCAACCGGTGGAACAATAATTTCGTTGTTTTGTCCGGGTGAAGGTTCTGATAATTCAATAAATGGTCCGCTGAAAAATTTATCACCAAGATAAATATCTGTATTACCGCGATTAAATAATTCGATATAATCTGAATATACACCGTCCTCATCTGCAAGTGTTGCAGTATTAATTGCCATAAATTCGTTAATCACCAAATTGGGAGCTGTGAATCCTATGGGTAGATATAAAGATGCGCAAGCCGGATAATTTGATGATAAACCATCAACATCTGTTGCAGTAATAAAATAATAAAAATCGGTTTCACCAATTAATATTTCAATATCAATTCCATAATTACCATCATTTGCTGCACCATCCTGATGTGTACCATCATCATACATTGGAATTTCCGTAAAGCAAGATTGTCATTACTATAACTAAATGTTACAGTGTTTATTGAAGCATCATCTTCTACCAAAACATTAAACTGTGCATTTGAATTTGCCTGTAATAACCCCGGCATGTGGGTTGGATATTTTATAATAGGTGGAATGGCATTTAACTCCACCTGAGCTAATGTATTATCTGTTCTTGCTATGATAAAATTTTCGATACCATAAGGTGTATGGTCATCAATATCGTTCATATCAAAACCATTGTAAAAATCATCGTACGTATAACCATAATCGAACGACCTGAAAAGGTCTTCAAATGCAGCAGGTGCAATTAATTCGCGAATGGAATCGATATGTGGAATAATCACATCGGGCTGCATGGCGTAGGTTGAAATATAATTAATATAATAACTAAATCTGTCGCGATAAGCATCAACCTGCATGAGACGCTCAACAAGCGGGCGGTCGTCAAAATTCCAGCTATAAATATCGCGTTCCGTCCAGTCGATACCAAACCAGTCGACACCCATTGTATTATCACAATCGTAACTCAAAAATTCAATTTTATCTGTAATAGCGTTGTGATATAAATAAAAATTATTTTGATTGGCGCCGTAATTATCCCAATGGCCTGTAGAAATATCTAAAGCATATATTTTCAGAAACTGGTCAACGTCAAAAACTTTTTCCAGTTCACACTGTAAATTAGCAATTGGTGTATTATTTAAAATTTCAATAAATTCAATCAAATCACTTTTGTCGTTTGCAATTTGATTACTTTCTAATTCATAAGTATTATAAGCGGCCTGATTTGTTCCTTGATAATTTAAATTGCTGCCATAATAACATTTGTATAAATTACCTGAGTCATCACCAAACCGGTCGCGTAAAAATATGTCATCATATTCTTCAGTTAAGGCATATAATCCAAAGTAACTTTCATTAATATAAACACGAACAAAACTTACTCTTCTGGTTGGCAATCCAAGACTATTATAAATATCGAAATAAATTTTTCACGAGCCATTGTCGGGTCGTTATGATTGCCAATAAGATTTAATTTTTTTCGCCCTTCAAATTCCTTCCCGGTTCATAAGTATTAAATGCCACTTAAAATGATTTTTTTGGCAGAACTTAAGGACGTATTACCGCGTAAACGAAATCCGACATTTTGTAAGGTATCCTGCACAAGCGGTGAGTCATATACAAACTGAACAGCATATTCGTGTTCATTTTCCAGGTTTTCATACATTTCATTGAGTGAATCCGGATCCATTGTGATGTAAATGGAATTCACGAGTGTATCATCAAACAGTATACTGTAAGGTGTAATTTGCGCATTTACAACCTGATAACAATAAAACAGTATCCCAAATAGTAAATATTTTCTCAAATCAGGTGTATTTTTAAGCAAAATTAACTGATTTGATATGAAGTTACTTACTGTTGGACTGGCTTGCGGATTTTATTTCCTGATAACCGCTATTAATGCGCAACAAATTGTTGTTCCTGAATGGTCGAAAGGGGTGTTATGGTATCAGATATTTCCGGAGCGATTTTCAAATGGTGATTTATCGAATGATCCAACGTTAGCAGACATAAAAGGTGCATGGCCGCATAATGATACTGCAGCTTGGCATATATCGCCCTGGACGGCAGACTGGTATGCTTTTCAACCAAGGGAAAAGAAAATGAAAGACATTGGATATCAAATGCAACGCAGAAGATATGGTGGCGATATTCAGGCATTATCAACAAACTCGATTATATTCAGTCATTAGGTATTGGCGCTATTTATTTGAATCCATTATTTATGGCACCGAGTTAGCATAAATATGATGCCGCAATGTATCATCATATTGAACCAACATTGGAACTGACCCTGAAGGAGATAAAAAATAATTGCCTGGAAAATCCGATTGATCCTTCAACATGGCAATGGACAAGTGCCGATAAATTGGCATTGAAATTAATTCAGGAATGTCATAAACGCAATATTAAAATCATATTTGATGGTATTTAATCATATGGGAAGAAATAGTTTCGTTTGTTGATGTGGTAAAAAATCAGGAAAAATCTGTTTATAAAAACTGGTTTACCATTAAAAGCTGGATGATCAGATTTTAGGAACCAAATTTGAATACCAAGGCTGGTTTGGTGTTCCTGATTTGCCGGAATAAAAGAAGACAGTAGCGGCATTGTTGCACGAACCGAAACAAGATATTTTTTGATTGCACAAAACGCTGGATGTCGCCGGATGGTGTTACTGCAATAGTATTGATGGATGGAGACTGGATGTTGCATTTTGTGTTGACCACGATTTTTGGAAAAGCTGGAGAATTCATGTTAAATCAATAAATCCTGAGGCTTATTTAACTGCAGAAGTAGTAGATAAACCTAAGTTGGAAAACCCTATTTATACGGAGATGAATTTGATGCTTAATGAATTATGGATTTGCCGTAATTGCACGTCAGAATTTTTATTAATAACAATAATCGAATATCAGTTTCCGCAATTTGATTCATTATTATCGCAATTGGTGCCATTATGGTTATGATATGAGTTTGGTGATGCAAAATTTATACGACAGTCATGACACCCAACGATTTACTTCTTATCTCGTAATAATGATGTTGCCCCGGTTTAGAACCTGGGGCGATTATTTTAATAAAACCAAAGCAGAAAATCCTGTTTATAATCCAGCCAAACCGGATGCATTAGTTTATAAAAACAAATGCTGATGGCATTATTTCAATACACAATCCCGGAGCGCCAATGGTATATTATGGTGATGAGGTTGGTATGTGGGCGCCAATGACCTGATTGCCCGGAAAACCAATGGTTTGGGAAGAATTTAAATAAGGATGAAGTATATAATTATAATGGTAGTAAAAGAACAAACCGGACAAAGTGTTTGAGAAAAATCGTTACGGGTATATTATCAGCAATTAGAAAATTACATCAGGAGTTAAAGTATTACAAAAAGGTGATTTTAAGCCATTGCTGCTTGATGATGTTGCACAGGTATATGTTTTTCAAGAACCTATAATAATAAAACGGCTATTGTTGTAATTAATAACAGCAATAAAATCAGCAGGTGAATTTTATTCAGCCGGGAACAAATTATACCGAATATTTTCAGGAAACCCCAGTAAAATAACCGATAAATTTATTCACCTTTGAATGCAGCTTTGAGCGGACTGGGCGTTTATTCAGTAATTAACAACTTATTTCACCTGTTAAATAAGTAACCGTATTACCGGAAATAAGCACGCGATCGCCGTTTATGATGCTGTGAAATCGGCTTCATACCGTTTGATATTTGCAATGAGGCTAATTCTTTTATTTAATTTCTTGCTCCAGTAATTCATTAATGTTGTTTGAATGGAACCGGTTGCGCTGTCTTCATCAATGCCAAACCAGGCGCAAAAGCGGCAGACAAAATCAACGTTATTTCTTTTGCCGTAACAATAATAACACCTCGACTTTTAATTCGCTGGAGGATACCGAAATCCGGACTTATTCTTTTAATTTTTTCTTCATAATCAAACACATAAATAATCTTCACGTCCGATGTAAATTTCTTTTGGTTCATGCGCAATCCTTTTATTAATTTATCAGGAGCTTCTGGTTTCTAAAATAATCCATCGGAAAATCAAGTTGTAAAACCATTCACTGTTTTTTTTGTTACAAGTTTACCACTTTTAGACATAAATGTACTTACCTCGCCCGGCTGATCTGGCGTAATTAATCCACATGGCTCATGCCAAAGTAGCATGTCCGCATAAATTAACTTCTGTTAATGGTGTAAACCATCTGATATGAAAGGTTTCATCCGGCATT comes from the Bacteroidota bacterium genome and includes:
- a CDS encoding T9SS type A sorting domain-containing protein — its product is MNGQVIFRISEGIMGSGSYIYPLNIEGIASGIYFFRLIADDKVSTYKFVIY
- a CDS encoding CotH kinase family protein; amino-acid sequence: MPTRRVSFVRVYINESYFGLYALTEEYDDIFLRDRFGDDSGNLYKCYYGSNLNYQGTNQAAYNTYELESNQIANDKSDLIEFIEILNNTPIANLQCELEKVFDVDQFLKIYALDISTGHWDNYGANQNNFYLYHNAITDKIEFLSYDCDNTMGVDWFGIDWTERDIYSWNFDDRPLVERLMQVDAYRDRFSYYINYISTYAMQPDVIIPHIDSIRELIAPAAFEDLFRSFDYGYTYDDFYNGFDMNDIDDHTPYGIENFIIARTDNTLAQVELNAIPPIIKYPTHMPGLLQANSNAQFNVLVEDDASINTVTFSYSNDNLALRKFQCMMMVHIRMVQQMMVIMELILKY